The Raphanus sativus cultivar WK10039 chromosome 6, ASM80110v3, whole genome shotgun sequence sequence TGCTCCACCTTGTGGCTGCTGTCATTGTCATGCGCCAAGCAAATAGCAAGCGAATCCAACGCTGTTACAGACCAAGATTCATCATCAAGCAAACTCATGTACACGTCAAGACCGCCGTGAGCTCTTAGCTGCTCTCTTGAGTTCGGAGATGCATGAGCCATATCACATAGGAGTGGCAGTGCATATTGTTTCAGAGAAGAGTCCGACATGATGATAAGCATCAGGTGAGGTATGATTCCGTCTTCAGCTGCTTGTTCTTGCCTCCCCTTGTTGATCTTGCACAGGTTGAATAGTGCACTAAGCACCTACAtcaattttaaacttttagtaAACCAAACTAGTTAAGTCTTTTTTTAGTTATCTATATTCAAATTCTTGAAGGTAACCTCGTGATGGATCTGATAAACAAGATTCCCTTCTTTAAGGTCAAGGTTAGGGATCAAATGTTTGATTGCATCTGAACGCTGAAGAGTCTCTAAGCAATTTGGATCAGTGGATAAATGATTGATGCACTCCAGTATCTGCAAAAGGCAGTGTGTAAGTATGTGAGATGAAGATTATTATCTTAAGGAGCTTCACAAGTACCTTTAACAGAATATGAGGTTCTACACGGTTGAACATGTTGAAAAGAAGAGTGAGTAAGCTTTGGCTGCACATGTGTGATTTGACTGTTGTATCAGCACTAGCAAATACAAGAAGCAGATCAGCCGCTTTCTCCAAGTATTCACTTGCAACATCTCCAGAGAATATATGGGCAAGTGAGCAAGATGATGTGGTACTTCCAGGTCTAGCCTTTTCTTCTGCAACACTGCTCAATCTAGGTTGATGAACATCTGTTCTTTGAGAAGTTGAAGTTGAAGCATGAGAAGGCTCTTCACCACCACCATGACTTGTTTTCAACGCATCAGGCTGGTCAATCACACTGAGTGAAGCCTCAGGCTGGTCAAGTTGACCAGAGCGAGCTTGTGGAGCTTGACCATCCACACTCAGTGGACCTCCTGATATAAAAGCCAGCCTGGATGTTTCATTCAAGCTAACAAGAGTGTTGATCAGCCTAGGAAGAACTCCATTCTTTGCAGCTACACGGCAGAAGTCATTTATCGGTGTGGacattttgagtttgaatacATGCCACATCCCATCAATAGCTAAATGAACCATCTCCCtggaaaaaaaactcaaatcacTAGAAATTAGTAGCACATAATAGAAGTAAATCATGGTCAGTTGCTTGAAAGGATTTCAAACACCACATGAATATGGTAGACAAGTACACACCTGTGTTTGGCATAATCTGCTTCAATAAATCCAACCAAAACTGGTATTCCACCACAAGCTATGAACATTTGCAACGTTGAGCTGTTGAAGAAGGTACCAAATCAACTCTATATATGACttacagaaaaaaaactaaaagtaaagTAATAAAGAGTTAGTGACTGTTAATAACCTTGATTGACAAAGTTGCAGCAAGAAGTAAGCTGCTTCCGTACGTATCTTTTGAGAATGATCCCTCTCAGGACCAGGACCAGCAAAACTCATTACCACAGGAATCTGCCATATAACTTGGAATAATCAATTTTCATGTGATCTTTTTGCcacaacaaagaaaataacatacTAGACTACTATTTTGAGAACTTACGAGACCAACAAGACAAGCATTTTCCTGGAACTCAGTGTTATCTTTAACAACTTCGTTTAGCAGCTGCAGCACGGCAAATGTTACCTGAAAAGATTCACAAAACATAAGCACTGATTATGAGCATAAAACGTTAACTGAGGACTAACAACAAATAAACATACTGGAGGTTTAGGAACATGGAGTAGATCCATCAGAGGGAGGAAACCATGTTGTGTCACAAATACTGTCTTCTGTTCAGGTCTCTGACGAAACATGACAGCAAGTTTCTCACAGGAAGACACTATTGCATCTTCTGATTCATCTGGCCTTAAGGAGCTCGCCAATCTGCTGAACTCCACTGCCTACATACAAAAAAGCTCTCAACTAAAACAGAGTTGAGAAACAAATGTCATTCTCAGAGGATGAAGAAGTGTACCTGCAGAGGGTGAAGATTTTCTGTGGGTACATTTTCATTTGTTATCTGCAAAACAAGATAGAAAACTGTGTCACCGGTGTGTACTACTTGAATTACCAAACCTGCATTCTCAAGACAGAACATACCAAGCCATCAATGTCAATAACATCTTTCAAAACACCCATCATTAAGAGGCAAGGATCACAAACACCAATCTTTCCACCATCTGCGACAGAAGAATCACCACCATGGATTGCATGTGATGGAAGCATTGATGTTGAGGCTTCATTAAATTTTCCCTTGGGAAGCAAAGAAGCATTGCCAGGAGGAGGATCACTTAATCTACTCAGTTCATTCCCACCAACGCTAGATGGAGTTTTCACAGGCTTTAATATAGAAACAGCAAGGAAAAAATCTAGTTAGTCCACTGTGACTGACCATATTGTCTAAGAAAGCACTAGGATGAGAATGACACAACACAACTGACCTTTCTAAGCATGTGATCTTCATCTTTTTGGCCAAGACTATGTGATGGCTGGTCCACCTGGATGGAAGCTTCGGTTTCAAGATTTCCAGGTACTTCATCATGTTCAGATGCCTTCTGCTTTTCATCTCTAAATTCTTTATttgcatcttttaaaaaaaaaaagaatgactaaTGGTATATACAGAGCTGAGTGATCTTACAGTTTTTGACATCCCAACTTTTTCTGCTGAAAGTTGACTTCCTTCATCATCCTTGCCTGAACTTGCAGCAGCTTCTTTCATATATCTGCATACCCAAAGGACAGCATTAAATATTTAGTGGACACTGTTGCTCTCCCTAACATGAGACAGATAACATGTTTTGAGATCTTGTTGCAAAATTCAAAGTTAAAGATAACAACAAGTTCTCACTTAATTGTTCCTTTATTCCGAAGTGAGGACTGCAATGCCTGTCTAGAGTTCCTTATCCAAGGGTGAGAGAGCAATGTCTTTGCATCAGGCCTCTGTCTTGAATCCTTTAATGTGCACAATACAATACAAAATCAGATGCAGTAGGTAACTGGACTGAACTTGACATGGTTGCATAAAAAAACTATACCTTCTTGAAGCACTGTCGTAAGAAGTCTGTAATATCTGGAGAAAGACTATCAGGAATAGGAGGGCTATCATCCTGAATAATACCATAGAAAGGCCATATAGTTTTGTTCACTTCTGCCTAAACTTTATTGACTAATTAATGAATGCAAAACATTGTCAAAAAAACCTGAACAATACGGTACAGAGCTGCATTGGGTTGCATATCAAAGTAAGGAGGAACACATGTAAGAAGTTCGATAACAGTGCATCCAACGCTCCAAATGTCAGAAGCAGCACAAACTCCAGACAATTCAATAACCTGAAAACAATCAGCtaaaagtgtttcaaaaaaaataacctAAAAGAGAATATGGTGATGAAGGTCAAAGGTGTAACCTCAGGAGCCATCCAGTAAGGTGATCCAGCCACTGAGTGAGTGTTAAACTCAGACTCGCTTAGTTTAGTGGCAACTCCAAAGTCAGCAAGCTTAACAAGACCCTGAAGTATCACAGAGTTAAGTATCTTGAaaccaaaattaataataaataataataaaataaaaatggacACATGCCTCCTTTGTGGTCAAAATATTTGCACCCTTGATATCACGGTGTATGACACCCTGCTCATGAAGATACACTAAACCTTCCAAGACCTGTATTCACTAGTGAGTACACAGTTTCATAAAAAAACTTAAGTAGaaagaagatatatataaacTGAACCTGAGCAATGTAAACAGCCACCAAAGATTCTGGGAATGGTCCAAATTTATTTGGTTTAACATTGTTTGCAAGAGAGCCATTCTCAACATACCTGcaaacatataattttgaacTCCAGCGTGGaccaacaaaacaaacaaacaaacaaacaaaaaacaacttACTCAAGAATGATGTGAAGGTGAGTCTTTGTCTTCCACGAACCAATATACTTGACAATGTTCTTATGGTTCAAGTTCTGCAATGAAATGTTAACCATTAATTCAAAAGAAACCCATATATCTCAATTTAACATTATGATCTAAATTTTGTAAATCAGCTTAGAAACAGAGTCAGTGTTAAAGCTAAAGAAGGTACCTTCAAGAGATCAATTTCTTGCTGTGTGTACATTCCACATGTAACATCACCAAGATTCAAGTCAGTATAGAAGTTGGTAAAGAAAATTACGAGACCACATGTGGTAACACTATAGATAAAAGTAACAAACCATAATAGTGTTGAGATCATCATCTTGAACAACATTCTCCAACGAGACTTGTTTAATGGCAACAAAGTCACCATTCTTCAAGTCTAGTCCTTTGTAAACTCGAGCATAAGCTCCTTTACCAATTTCATCTCCAAACATCTATAtacgttaaaaaaaaatcataactcAACTTTTGAGAGTTATAACAGAACCATGGAGAAAAGCTGAAAGCGAAAGCTTACGTATTTGTTGTCGGGAGACTTTGATTTGTTGAACTGAGATGACGTCATATCTTCTCGTTGCagatacagagagagagagagagagagagagagagagagagagagagagagagagagagagatattctGATGTTGCTAACCAGCCAGCTCTGATACAGTggtgaaaaacaaaacaatgctattggtaaatttttaaataaaacgaCAAGATAAATTTGAaaggaaagaaaacaaatcagGTTTTATAGTTGGAAAGTGACTCTCGTTCCTATCTTTTTTTATGGGGtccattctttttttctttctttacgTAATTACCCCACTGTTTCCtcatttgtaagaaaaatatcTGGCCTTTTGTTCAATTACTgaatttttatggttttaagAGTCGGtgtaaatattaaatgtttatttcattagtttatgTCATTGTTAATGAATTTATTTGTAATGAAGGTGGTCGATgtcaagaaaattaaaatgaaagtGGTTAGTATTCATTAATGTAATATCAACAACGTTATATCAAAGTGGTtgatgtaaaaagaaaaatcaaagtgGTTAGTATTCATTAATGTAACATCAACGATGTTAAACACTTTGTTTTTATTCAGCTTTTTCATTCAGAGGAGTTGGAATAAGCGGATGTTGTGTGGCCACTCAAACTGATTTCATAGAAATGTTATCcttaatacaaataattaagAAACCATCTATACCTGCGTTGTCAGTCTTGAGCCTATACAgataaaacatttgttttggTAATTTGGTTCTCAGGGCAACGTCATCAGTTAGGAACTGCCagaaaatctaagaaaaaaaaatattttaacaaaaaaatatattaaatccaAAACAATACGTGCTGTAAGAGAATTAATAACTAAAAGGTTTTTTGAttacatgttttaaaaaaaaaattaatagaagaTACTCCCTTTATATCCTGTTGTGCACCCATAATTTTAATGATTAGTATGTATAGATCATTGAGCATCTAAACTgatgaagaaaatatatatcatatgatTTCTAGTCCAGAGTTGTTTTAAACCCCATGAATAGTAATGCACCAGTCCATACTACATGGCACATAGGAACCACAATGCAAACTCGTTGTATCTTCGTTTCTAGCTATTTCACCATGACCGGTTAGTTCATTTTATGAACTTAGATTTAGATGTCGGTAGATTAACGGATCACTCGATCATTGCTAAGGGTGGTAACCATCTTGATGATAGTCTTACAaatcttaagaaaataaataaatagaattgAAACTAGAAGCGCGTAACCACCAAACGCTGAAAACTAGAGAGTGAGCAAAAGGTCGGTAGGTTCATTGGTAACATCACTAGACtatggaagagagagagaacattGAGAGAAAGAATCTAACCAATCGAGAGAAACTCAAAGAGCTCACCAAACCCTAGAGAGAACTCTCTGTTGAAGACGGCGGACATGACGTCATCTGGCGTGAAGAAGCAGGTCACGAAGAAAACGTCCCCATGTTGCATGAAGATGGGGATGAAGAGAGGACCGTGGACGGCGGAGGAGGACGAGATTCTTGTGAGCTTCATCGAGAAAGAAGGCGAAGGAAGGTGGAGATCGCTTCCCAAAAGAGCTGGCTTACTCCGATGTGGGAAAAGCTGCCGTCTACGGTGGATGAACTATCTCCGGCCGACTGTAAAACGCGGTGGTATCACTCTCGACGAGGAAGATCTCATCCTCCGCCTTCATCGCCTCCTTGGCAACCGGTGCGAAACATACCTATCTAACGTATATATAACtattcagaaaaataaaaatataattagttttgaTTAATCAAACTACATATACAGAAGATAGtagtgttatatatatgtacatgtatGTGTGTGCTATGCATAAACATTATTTTAAGTTAGGGTTTAATTTCTTCTACATAAACACGaagattcttttgttttatcaCATTTTACTACTATTTACATGTATatagtcttcttctttctttttgtgaTAGACATAATTAACTATCATAAATTGATACATGTGTTTATTGAATTTTCAACAAAATAGTAATCCCTTCTTCAGATTcttgttatttaattaaagattagttttatttcTAAGGTAATGTTATATATGGATTGAGTTGaatttcaaatatgtatatatattaagaaagtGTAACTAAGATGAGCTATACATAAGCTTGTTTTAAAGGATTAGCAAGTAATCATCGTTGTTCTAAAGTCGCATATATGATCATGCTAATTCAATATAATGTGTGTTGTAAGGTGGTCACTAATCGCGGGAAGGATACCGGGAAGGACTGATAATGAGATCAAGAACTATTGGAACACTCATCTTCGTAAGAAACTCTTAAGCCAAGGCATTGATCCTCAAACCCACAAGCCTCTAGACGCAGATCATAAACCCGGAGAAGAAGTTTCCGCTGGACAAAATCTACTAGAGCCTAACTCTAGTTCTCACACTGATGTTACCACCGTTAGTAGCGGAAATGGAACTAGCAAGATAAGTTTCAGCTTCTTTGGTGGTGAAGACGACGAAGACTTTGGTTTCTGTTACGATGATAAGTTTTCTTCGTTTCTAAATGCGCTTATCAATGATGATCCTGTTGATAGTAATATCCCAATATCACAGCCGTTTCGGATGCAAGATTGTACTGATGAGATTGTTGGAACGTCGTCGAGCTTAGAACATGGCCAGAGCTTAGAAGATATATGATTTGATCGATCGTGATATCTTCTATATCTACCATGCTTCGAGAAGTGGGTACTCATGTGATTTAATATATGTGTGCTAAGTTGTTTTGTGGCGATATGTGATTACAAAACCTCATATAAGTGTAACTGATAACATATTCATTTACATATATGCATATTCATATATGGATATTTCTCTTGTGTTTTTCGCAGATCATGTATCCACTTCATGCCTAATTCTAatcaataatttaattatatcacTCTCTTATATATTAGGTGCTTACAAACAGTCTTGTTTAGTCTAATATATTCCATCATCGTCCTAGTGTGTTTATATTGTTGTGTAAGTTAAATAAGATTCTTGTTTCGTTTTTAATCAAGTGCAATGTGAAAACTAAATTATGATAcaagatattttatttgtttaatctCCATAAAAATTGCATCCGTTTGTTATGTATATAAACGGCAGGCTACTAACCCTATTCTGGAAAAAGCTTACATACAAAAAGGATGCACTCcattttcatgtaattataaatttgaatcaAAACTCAAACCTTGCCATTCTTAATTTTGTTAATCACGAGTATATATTTGCAGGTATAGATGAAGTCACATATTGGTTGTATAATAAGTTGAATACTCTCATTTCTTAAGTGCTTCACATTATCAcatatatctctatatatatatgtttctacTTTCTAGTCCAGTGTTTAATTTTTTGCAGGAGCGGACGCAAAGGTAAGCTTACGGGGTCATCTGCCCCCAACTGATTTTCaattttccttaattattgTAAAGCCTATGAAATACCTTCAactctaaaattaattataatggaAAAAAATCATGTGTCCCGACTACATATGTTCCTACATCCGCTACTGATTTTATGTTACTAAGATGTACATGTATACAAGCATTTCAATCACAAGTATGTGTGTAGTAGCATGTACAGATGAATTCTCATATATGGCTTGGTTTGTGTAGTAAGTTGAATTCATAGATTTTCCATAGATTATATATAGCTTTATATATGTTTCTACTTTCTAGACTATAGTGTTGAT is a genomic window containing:
- the LOC130496729 gene encoding transcription repressor MYB5-like, producing MTSSGVKKQVTKKTSPCCMKMGMKRGPWTAEEDEILVSFIEKEGEGRWRSLPKRAGLLRCGKSCRLRWMNYLRPTVKRGGITLDEEDLILRLHRLLGNRWSLIAGRIPGRTDNEIKNYWNTHLRKKLLSQGIDPQTHKPLDADHKPGEEVSAGQNLLEPNSSSHTDVTTVSSGNGTSKISFSFFGGEDDEDFGFCYDDKFSSFLNALINDDPVDSNIPISQPFRMQDCTDEIVGTSSSLEHGQSLEDI
- the LOC108805883 gene encoding MAP3K epsilon protein kinase 1; this encodes MTSSQFNKSKSPDNKYMFGDEIGKGAYARVYKGLDLKNGDFVAIKQVSLENVVQDDDLNTIMQEIDLLKNLNHKNIVKYIGSWKTKTHLHIILEYVENGSLANNVKPNKFGPFPESLVAVYIAQVLEGLVYLHEQGVIHRDIKGANILTTKEGLVKLADFGVATKLSESEFNTHSVAGSPYWMAPEVIELSGVCAASDIWSVGCTVIELLTCVPPYFDMQPNAALYRIVQDDSPPIPDSLSPDITDFLRQCFKKDSRQRPDAKTLLSHPWIRNSRQALQSSLRNKGTIKYMKEAAASSGKDDEGSQLSAEKVGMSKTKASEHDEVPGNLETEASIQVDQPSHSLGQKDEDHMLRKPVKTPSSVGGNELSRLSDPPPGNASLLPKGKFNEASTSMLPSHAIHGGDSSVADGGKIGVCDPCLLMMGVLKDVIDIDGLITNENVPTENLHPLQAVEFSRLASSLRPDESEDAIVSSCEKLAVMFRQRPEQKTVFVTQHGFLPLMDLLHVPKPPVTFAVLQLLNEVVKDNTEFQENACLVGLIPVVMSFAGPGPERDHSQKIRTEAAYFLLQLCQSSSTLQMFIACGGIPVLVGFIEADYAKHREMVHLAIDGMWHVFKLKMSTPINDFCRVAAKNGVLPRLINTLVSLNETSRLAFISGGPLSVDGQAPQARSGQLDQPEASLSVIDQPDALKTSHGGGEEPSHASTSTSQRTDVHQPRLSSVAEEKARPGSTTSSCSLAHIFSGDVASEYLEKAADLLLVFASADTTVKSHMCSQSLLTLLFNMFNRVEPHILLKILECINHLSTDPNCLETLQRSDAIKHLIPNLDLKEGNLVYQIHHEVLSALFNLCKINKGRQEQAAEDGIIPHLMLIIMSDSSLKQYALPLLCDMAHASPNSREQLRAHGGLDVYMSLLDDESWSVTALDSLAICLAHDNDSSHKVEQALLKKDAVQKLVNFFKSCPERHFVHILEPFLKIITKSYRINKTLAVNGLTSLLVSRLDHQDAIVRLNLLKLIKAVYEHHPKPKQLIVENGLPQKLQVLIEERRDGQSSGGQVLVKQLATSLLKALYINTVL